A single Acidobacteriota bacterium DNA region contains:
- a CDS encoding DUF4388 domain-containing protein, translating to MTMAKNNPNEADPESAIIDADLLAKYRMVNRAIETLERAIDSAPRHIGLREKLREILIDAGRRDQAAQHCMALASLHISAGDVESANERLLEAKRLDPRVSVTGQLRDVRLTETPPPKRSQKILSGNLADVNLFDIIQIIENSRLSGVLQVTSTAVCGEIHFDEGLVVGAKSGIDFGRKALSLFAGAGDGTFEFEKTSEAYDRTIQTTSNTALILDMLRVKDEEDYGLGKLDTLQ from the coding sequence ATGACAATGGCTAAAAACAATCCGAATGAGGCTGATCCAGAGAGCGCGATCATAGACGCCGATTTGCTGGCGAAGTATCGAATGGTGAATCGTGCGATTGAGACGCTTGAGCGCGCGATTGACAGCGCGCCGCGGCACATTGGATTGCGTGAGAAGCTCCGCGAGATCCTGATTGACGCGGGCCGCCGGGATCAGGCTGCACAACACTGCATGGCGCTCGCGAGTCTTCACATATCGGCAGGCGATGTCGAAAGCGCGAACGAAAGGCTGCTGGAGGCCAAGCGACTTGATCCGAGAGTCTCGGTCACCGGACAATTGCGCGATGTTCGCCTAACCGAGACGCCTCCTCCGAAACGCTCGCAGAAGATCCTGTCCGGGAATCTTGCCGATGTGAATCTCTTCGACATCATTCAGATCATCGAGAATAGCCGGCTGTCGGGAGTCCTACAGGTGACGTCGACGGCGGTGTGTGGCGAGATACATTTTGACGAAGGCCTGGTCGTTGGGGCAAAGTCAGGAATTGATTTTGGGAGGAAGGCGCTCAGCTTGTTTGCCGGCGCGGGGGACGGGACTTTCGAGTTTGAGAAGACGAGCGAGGCATACGACCGAACGATTCAAACCACAAGCAATACGGCGCTGATCCTTGACATGCTCCGAGTAAAGGACGAAGAGGATTACGGGCTTGGCAAGCTCGACACGCTGCAGTAG